A stretch of Oncorhynchus mykiss isolate Arlee chromosome 12, USDA_OmykA_1.1, whole genome shotgun sequence DNA encodes these proteins:
- the LOC110538230 gene encoding 40S ribosomal protein S11 — translation MADAQTERAYQKQPTIFQNKKRVLVGEGGKEAKEKLPRYHKSVGLGFKTPREAIDGTYIDKKCPFTGNVSIRGRILSGVVTKMKMQRTIVIRRDYLHYIRKYNRFEKRHKNMSVHLSPAFRDVSVGDIVTVGECRPLSKTVRFNVLKVTKAAGAKKQFQKF, via the exons ACCGAGAGGGCTTATCAGAAGCAGCCAACCATCTTCCAGAACAAGAAGCGTGTTCTGGTTGGTGAAGGTGGCAAGGAGGCCAAGGAGAAGCTCCCACGCTACCACAAGAGCGTTGGTCTAGGCTTCAAAACCCCAAGAGAG GCTATCGATGGTACTTACATTGACAAGAAATGCCCCTTCACTGGGAATGTCTCCATCCGTGGTCGTATCCTCTCCG GCGTGGTGACCAAGATGAAGATGCAGAGGACCATCGTCATCAGACGTGACTACCTGCATTACATCCGCAAATACAACCGCTTTGAGAAGAGGCACAAGAACATGTCTGTCCATCTCTCACCTGCCTTCAG AGACGTCTCCGTCGGAGACATTGTTACCGTCGGAGAGTGCCGACCCCTCAGCAAGACAGTCAGGTTCAACGTCCTCAAGGTCACAAAGGCTGCTGGAGCCAAGAAGCAGTTCCAGAAGTTCTAA